From the Quercus lobata isolate SW786 chromosome 6, ValleyOak3.0 Primary Assembly, whole genome shotgun sequence genome, one window contains:
- the LOC115993817 gene encoding legumin B-like — protein sequence MAYFYLLSLSICFLVLHGCFAQIEQVTRRTRLPHQHRFQTVCRLDNLNAQEPSERIESEAGFTEYWDQNDDQFQCAGVALLRHTIKRRGLLLPSYSNAPRLFYVAQGKGIQGAVIPGCPNTYQSPLQFGNRRTQQRIEDSHQKLRPIREGDILAVPEGVAQWIYNDGENQLVLVGFYDTLNEENQLDQNPRDFYLAGNPQEQSEQRSRGQSHRGEQDNNGNNVFGGFDRRCLVESLNIREDLVDKIQSRREDQRGNIVNVQDDLQLIAPGREDDEEREDRQQEGRRENGIEETFCTQRLKRNTDDPQLADFYNPRAGRATTLNSYVFPVLERLQLTVVRGFLYKNALVGPYYNLNSNSVIYGLRGNAKVQVVGDNGDNVYDGELREGQALVVPQNYVVLKRAENEGFEWVSIKTNDNAITSQLAGRLSVIQALPVDVLQNAFNIDENDAFQLKNNRNEAGVFSPSESQSQRRRD from the exons ATGGCTTACTTCTATTTGCTCTCTCTTAGCATTTGCTTCCTCGTTCTCCATGGCTGCTTTGCTCAGATAGAGCAAGTCACACGGCGAACCCGTCTCCCTCACCAGCACCGGTTTCAGACCGTGTGCCGCCTTGACAACTTAAATGCCCAAGAACCCTCTGAGAGGATTGAGTCCGAGGCTGGTTTCACTGAATATTGGGATCAAAATGATGATCAGTTCCAGTGTGCCGGAGTAGCTCTACTCCGCCACACTATCAAACGTAGAGGCCTATTGTTGCCTTCATACTCCAATGCACCTCGCCTCTTCTATGTTGCCCAag GTAAGGGTATTCAGGGGGCTGTTATCCCAGGTTGTCCTAACACGTACCAATCGCCGTTGCAGTTTGGAAACCGTAGAACACAACAAAGAATCGAAGACAGCCACCAGAAGCTTCGACCTATCAGGGAGGGTGATATCCTTGCTGTGCCAGAAGGAGTGGCTCAATGGATTTATAATGACGGCGAAAACCAGCTTGTTTTGGTCGGATTCTACGACACCTTGAATGAGGAGAACCAGCTCGATCAGAACCCTAGG GACTTCTACCTTGCTGGGAACCCACAAGAACAAAGTGAGCAGAGGAGCCGGGGTCAAAGCCACAGGGGCGAGCAAGATAACAATGGCAACAATGTCTTTGGTGGCTTTGACAGGAGGTGTTTGGTTGAGTCTTTAAATATTAGAGAGGATTTGGTCGATAAAATACAATCCCGAAGAGAAGATCAGAGGGGCAATATCGTGAATGTACAGGATGATCTTCAGCTTATAGCCCCAGGAAGGGAAGATGATGAAGAACGAGAAGACAGACAacaagaaggaagaagagagaatggCATTGAGGAAACCTTCTGTACACAAAGGCTCAAGCGTAACACTGATGACCCACAACTTGCTGACTTTTACAACCCACGTGCCGGTCGTGCCACCACCCTTAACAGCTATGTCTTCCCTGTCCTAGAGCGCCTCCAACTTACTGTTGTGAGAGGATTCCTTTACAAG AATGCACTTGTGGGACCATACTACAACTTGAACAGCAACAGCGTGATATATGGGCTTAGGGGCAATGCTAAGGTTCAGGTCGTGGGCGACAATGGAGACAATGTATATGATGGGGAACTTCGGGAGGGTCAGGCTTTGGTTGTGCCACAAAACTATGTTGTTCTTAAGAGGGCTGAGAATGAGGGATTCGAGTGGGTCTCAATCAAGACCAACGACAATGCCATCACTAGCCAACTTGCTGGACGCCTCTCGGTTATCCAGGCATTGCCAGTAGATGTGTTACAGAACGCATTCAACATTGATGAGAATGATGCTTTTCAGTTGAAGAATAATAGGAATGAGGCTGGTGTGTTTAGCCCATCAGAGTCTCAGTCACAAAGGAGGAGGGATTAA